One window from the genome of Natronomonas pharaonis DSM 2160 encodes:
- a CDS encoding proteasome assembly chaperone family protein, with product MDEFDIERPADPELDNPVLIEGLPGVGHVGKLAAEHLLEEFDAELVRRIYSEHFPPQVTVEDGRTQLACAEVYAISAAERDCLVLTGDHQAADGPGHYRLTEAFLDVAAAFDVSRIFALGGVPTGELVETPDVIGAATTDDLIEELEAVDVEFRENEPAGGIVGVSGLLLGLGERRGYEAACLMGETSGYLVDPKSARVVLEALEETVPLDIGYDSLEERADEMEEVVKQIQQMEQNATAAPSEEDLRYIG from the coding sequence ATGGACGAATTCGACATCGAGCGACCCGCCGACCCGGAACTGGACAATCCAGTGCTCATTGAGGGGCTGCCGGGCGTCGGTCACGTCGGCAAGCTCGCGGCCGAGCATCTCCTCGAAGAGTTCGACGCCGAACTCGTGCGCCGCATCTACTCGGAGCACTTCCCGCCGCAGGTCACCGTCGAGGACGGGCGGACCCAACTGGCCTGTGCCGAGGTGTATGCTATCAGCGCCGCAGAGCGCGACTGTCTCGTGTTGACCGGCGACCACCAGGCTGCCGACGGTCCCGGCCACTATCGACTCACGGAAGCCTTCCTTGATGTCGCCGCGGCCTTTGATGTCAGCCGCATCTTCGCGCTCGGCGGCGTTCCGACCGGCGAACTCGTCGAGACGCCGGATGTCATCGGCGCGGCAACAACCGACGACCTCATCGAGGAACTCGAAGCCGTCGACGTCGAGTTCCGCGAAAACGAACCGGCCGGCGGCATCGTCGGTGTCTCGGGGCTGCTGCTCGGCCTCGGCGAGCGCCGCGGCTACGAGGCGGCTTGTCTGATGGGTGAAACCAGCGGGTACCTCGTCGACCCCAAGAGCGCCCGCGTGGTTCTCGAAGCCCTCGAAGAGACGGTGCCGTTGGATATCGGCTACGATTCCCTCGAAGAGCGCGCCGACGAGATGGAGGAAGTCGTAAAACAGATTCAGCAGATGGAACAGAACGCGACGGCCGCCCCAAGCGAGGAAGACCTCCGATACATCGGATAA
- a CDS encoding PAS domain S-box protein yields MDGDAGSSGGFPDSWGQLPDPVFTLDTAGKIIGWNSTFGERLETISPGLEADVPAAAVFTDDSATRLESAAKAAAAGKTRRLVVETREAKERTLEVHLSEASEAIHGDVVAVGRFQQATTETNPLQRRERALRRAYDIIGDTELTLEQKIRKLLTLVRETLGTEFASLTRVEGDELRFRAFEGPDDSPIEAGDAVSLSTTNCERVVATEQTLVLNDITAEAPNLADREGNGDDGVESYLGAPVLVGDEPQGTFCFYDTEPREQPFSEWEITFVELLSGWVSSQLERERLLEHKYDQYLRTLLEHSTDIITVFDAAGERTFVSPAVERVLGYTAEELTAAETVEYVHPDDKDRVQELLEDLREVPDETRTIEYRVRDADGHWRWMEARATNELDDPLVEGIVVNARDVTARKRRELELKNEQALTEQIFESLPDVFYAFDENGTYLRWSEELSEETGYSDDEIAEMSPEEFFVPEDRERIAESIAKVFENDETITIEAPLVAADGERIPYEFTGARMTDESGETIGLVGVGRNITDRKRRQRRFEAVFNNTFQFTGLMEPDGTLIEANETALEFGGLKREDVVGTKLWNAYWFENTDGGPEIAREAVETAQNGELYRTEVRVQGAMGTEIIDFSVRPVTDETGAVTMLIPEGRTVTDLKRRERHLDVLHRFLRHNIRNKMTVIDGAAGLLAKNLDGTEHEASIEMITEAAEELLELTETGRQLASVTVDGDYTKRPVDVAAATEEAVADLQSQFPDAAIELAVEEHTTAVADSRLAVVIEELVENAVEHVPHEQPTVEVTVTEAADGAAISVIDDGPGIPEEELVGITTDKEPTQTEHGTGFGLWVVRSVVDDYGGDVEYDRAEGGGSQLTVTLPEPTTQQASAD; encoded by the coding sequence ATGGACGGTGACGCGGGGAGTAGTGGGGGATTCCCCGACAGTTGGGGGCAGCTACCGGATCCGGTGTTTACGCTCGATACAGCCGGGAAGATTATCGGCTGGAATTCGACGTTCGGTGAGCGTCTCGAAACTATTTCGCCGGGTCTCGAAGCGGACGTTCCCGCGGCGGCGGTATTTACCGACGACAGCGCCACTCGGCTCGAATCGGCAGCTAAAGCCGCTGCAGCGGGAAAAACACGGCGGCTTGTGGTTGAGACACGGGAGGCAAAAGAACGGACACTTGAGGTCCATCTCTCGGAGGCGTCTGAAGCAATACATGGAGATGTCGTCGCTGTCGGCCGTTTTCAACAGGCCACTACGGAGACGAATCCGCTACAGCGTCGCGAACGGGCGTTGCGGCGAGCCTACGACATCATCGGCGACACGGAATTAACGCTCGAACAGAAAATCCGAAAGCTGCTGACACTCGTTCGGGAGACACTCGGGACCGAGTTCGCGAGCCTCACACGGGTCGAGGGGGACGAACTCAGATTCCGGGCGTTCGAGGGGCCGGACGACTCTCCCATTGAGGCGGGCGATGCGGTGTCGCTGTCGACGACAAACTGCGAGCGAGTCGTTGCCACCGAGCAGACGCTCGTTCTGAACGACATCACGGCCGAAGCCCCAAACCTCGCAGACCGCGAGGGAAACGGCGACGACGGTGTCGAATCGTACCTCGGCGCACCGGTGCTTGTCGGAGACGAACCGCAGGGGACGTTCTGCTTTTACGATACTGAGCCCCGGGAGCAGCCGTTTTCGGAGTGGGAAATCACGTTTGTCGAGCTACTCAGCGGCTGGGTGAGCAGCCAGTTGGAGCGAGAACGGCTTCTCGAACACAAATACGACCAGTATCTCCGGACGCTGTTGGAGCATTCGACGGACATCATCACCGTCTTCGATGCAGCCGGTGAGCGGACGTTTGTGAGCCCGGCGGTCGAGCGGGTCCTCGGCTACACAGCCGAGGAGTTGACGGCCGCAGAGACAGTCGAATATGTGCATCCGGACGACAAGGACCGCGTGCAGGAACTGCTCGAAGACCTGCGTGAGGTCCCCGACGAGACTCGGACAATAGAATACCGGGTTCGCGACGCAGACGGCCACTGGCGTTGGATGGAAGCTCGGGCGACAAACGAGCTCGATGACCCGCTCGTTGAGGGGATTGTCGTCAACGCTCGCGATGTAACGGCACGCAAGCGACGGGAGCTGGAACTCAAAAACGAGCAGGCGCTCACAGAACAGATTTTCGAGTCGCTGCCCGATGTCTTCTATGCGTTCGATGAAAACGGGACGTACCTCCGCTGGAGCGAAGAACTTTCAGAGGAGACTGGCTACAGTGACGACGAAATCGCCGAGATGTCTCCAGAGGAGTTTTTCGTCCCCGAAGACCGAGAGCGGATAGCAGAATCGATTGCGAAGGTCTTCGAGAACGACGAGACGATAACTATCGAAGCGCCGCTCGTAGCCGCTGACGGCGAGCGTATCCCCTATGAGTTCACCGGCGCACGGATGACCGACGAGTCCGGCGAGACAATCGGGCTCGTGGGTGTCGGCCGCAATATCACCGACCGAAAGCGCCGGCAACGGCGGTTCGAGGCGGTGTTCAACAACACCTTCCAGTTTACCGGGCTGATGGAACCGGACGGAACCCTCATCGAGGCCAACGAGACAGCATTGGAGTTCGGCGGCCTAAAACGGGAGGACGTCGTCGGGACGAAGCTCTGGAACGCCTACTGGTTCGAAAACACCGACGGCGGCCCGGAAATCGCCCGAGAAGCCGTCGAAACAGCACAGAACGGAGAGCTCTACCGAACGGAGGTACGCGTCCAGGGGGCGATGGGGACGGAGATTATCGACTTCTCGGTGCGGCCAGTGACCGACGAAACCGGGGCGGTGACGATGCTGATTCCGGAAGGACGGACGGTCACCGACCTCAAGCGCCGGGAGCGGCACTTGGACGTTCTCCACCGATTCTTGCGACACAACATCCGGAACAAGATGACCGTCATCGACGGAGCGGCAGGGCTGTTGGCCAAGAACCTCGACGGAACCGAACACGAGGCGTCTATCGAGATGATAACCGAAGCTGCCGAGGAACTGTTAGAACTGACCGAGACGGGTCGGCAGTTGGCGTCAGTCACCGTCGACGGCGACTACACCAAGCGGCCCGTTGATGTTGCGGCCGCGACCGAGGAGGCGGTGGCTGACCTCCAATCACAGTTCCCCGACGCAGCCATCGAGCTCGCCGTCGAGGAACACACCACAGCCGTCGCGGACTCTCGATTGGCGGTCGTCATCGAGGAACTCGTCGAAAACGCCGTCGAGCACGTTCCTCACGAGCAACCGACCGTCGAAGTCACGGTTACAGAAGCTGCTGACGGCGCGGCCATCTCGGTCATCGACGATGGCCCCGGTATCCCGGAAGAAGAGCTGGTCGGCATCACGACCGACAAAGAGCCGACACAGACGGAGCACGGGACCGGGTTCGGACTGTGGGTCGTCAGGTCGGTCGTTGATGACTACGGCGGCGACGTCGAGTATGACCGAGCCGAGGGCGGCGGCAGTCAGTTGACCGTAACGCTACCCGAACCGACGACACAGCAGGCAAGCGCCGACTAA
- a CDS encoding HD domain-containing protein, translating into MGVEIRESPVSDEEFEEMKRFVRDYLAASVESEDEGGRMRWYPWHSAEYRFNHILNVTELASKIAAEEGANVDVTRVAALFHDIAKLEAEQDVHAEAGARVAREYLRSRTDYPESFIDQVCAAVADHSYEGDLDTMPLETQCLMEADLLDKVGANGTMLMLLRMGYEARTHMDANEMVGRVLERGEDAIARVRSDTAQSIAHQRIKRVRWFKEWLEGEVAGMDPEDGAAAEL; encoded by the coding sequence ATGGGTGTCGAAATAAGGGAATCGCCCGTCTCCGACGAGGAGTTCGAGGAGATGAAGCGGTTCGTCCGCGATTACCTCGCCGCCAGTGTCGAAAGCGAAGACGAAGGGGGCCGAATGCGGTGGTACCCGTGGCACTCGGCCGAATACCGGTTCAACCACATCCTCAACGTGACCGAGCTGGCGTCGAAAATCGCCGCCGAGGAGGGAGCCAACGTCGATGTGACGCGGGTCGCCGCCCTGTTTCATGACATCGCCAAACTGGAAGCCGAACAGGACGTCCACGCCGAGGCCGGCGCTCGCGTTGCCCGCGAGTACCTCCGTTCGCGGACCGACTACCCGGAGTCGTTCATCGACCAGGTCTGTGCGGCGGTCGCCGACCACTCCTACGAGGGAGACCTCGATACCATGCCGCTGGAGACGCAATGTCTCATGGAGGCGGACCTCCTCGACAAGGTCGGCGCAAACGGAACGATGCTCATGTTGCTCCGGATGGGCTATGAGGCCCGCACCCACATGGACGCAAACGAGATGGTCGGCCGCGTCCTCGAACGCGGCGAAGACGCCATCGCTCGGGTCCGGAGCGACACGGCCCAGAGCATCGCCCATCAGCGCATCAAGCGCGTCCGCTGGTTCAAAGAATGGCTCGAAGGCGAGGTCGCCGGGATGGACCCCGAGGACGGAGCCGCGGCCGAATTGTAG
- a CDS encoding LysE family translocator: protein MSLLTTLLAGVLFGLALAAPPGPMNAIIAEESVQRGWTAGFRAGLGAMAADVLFFGLAVVGLVAVVDRSPTLQRGLFLVGGLLMLYFAVGAARSADGQFDGTTPDRSRGFSKTFLLSLTNPYQILFWLTAGVGLLTPGVVDVLAAATERLSGLVVVETGHPALVAGLFGGVAAWILVFPAALVAARSRIDVLAPAIAYGSAAVLGGFGLYFLIAAF from the coding sequence GTGTCGCTGCTGACGACGCTTTTGGCCGGCGTGCTGTTCGGGCTGGCGCTTGCCGCGCCGCCGGGGCCGATGAACGCCATCATCGCCGAGGAGTCAGTCCAGCGCGGCTGGACAGCCGGCTTCAGGGCTGGACTCGGTGCGATGGCCGCCGACGTGCTGTTTTTCGGACTGGCCGTCGTCGGACTCGTGGCTGTTGTCGACCGGTCGCCGACGCTCCAGCGCGGGCTGTTTCTGGTCGGCGGCCTCCTCATGTTGTATTTCGCCGTCGGCGCGGCTCGCAGCGCCGATGGACAGTTCGACGGAACGACGCCCGACCGGAGCCGCGGCTTCTCGAAGACGTTTCTGCTGTCGCTGACCAATCCGTATCAGATTCTCTTTTGGCTCACCGCCGGCGTCGGGCTGTTGACACCGGGTGTCGTTGACGTGCTTGCCGCTGCAACCGAGCGGCTATCGGGGCTTGTCGTTGTCGAGACCGGCCACCCCGCGCTCGTCGCTGGTCTCTTCGGCGGTGTCGCGGCTTGGATACTCGTCTTTCCGGCGGCGCTTGTGGCCGCGCGGTCGAGAATCGATGTGCTTGCGCCGGCTATCGCCTATGGGAGCGCGGCCGTGTTGGGTGGGTTCGGACTCTACTTCCTCATTGCGGCATTTTGA
- a CDS encoding RNA-protein complex protein Nop10, producing MVKSDIRVCSAWETEHERPVYTLGDACPECGAPSKNSAPAPFSPDDPYGEYRRRARKRRD from the coding sequence ATGGTCAAATCCGACATCCGGGTCTGTTCGGCGTGGGAGACCGAACACGAGCGGCCGGTCTATACGCTCGGTGATGCGTGCCCCGAGTGTGGCGCGCCGAGCAAAAACAGCGCTCCGGCCCCGTTCAGCCCCGACGACCCGTACGGCGAGTACCGTCGACGGGCCCGCAAGCGCCGCGATTAG
- a CDS encoding sensor histidine kinase, which produces MDSAESPTPRDGDGNRWQHLIEHIQDAVVEFELVDDEPIVRDVNRAFVDVFGYERSTVLDAPLNNYIVPEWLDEEASSLDEETASGNVNYRRVRRQTADGLREFLYRGIPLVNATDRIDGFAVYTDLTDIVQQERRLQVLNRILRHNLRNRTTAIAGNTARLLEQLDEQSETSTRTAATIEREVEALRHLADEAGRIEQLTGSEDGEQSEVDVVPFLRGCVAEYTERYPASDFETDLPPTAMVKASHGLRAAVESLLENAVEHNPDPKPRVNVAVNNGAVDGWTDIRIEDDGPRIPERERRLVAGDADITPLHHGQGIGLWLAKWTTERFGGELAFETSEWGGNSVRLRFRSAD; this is translated from the coding sequence ATGGATTCCGCCGAGTCGCCGACGCCACGCGACGGCGACGGCAACAGGTGGCAACACCTGATAGAACACATTCAGGATGCGGTCGTCGAGTTCGAACTCGTTGACGACGAACCGATTGTCCGTGATGTCAACCGCGCGTTCGTCGACGTATTCGGCTACGAGCGCTCGACAGTGCTCGATGCACCGCTGAACAACTACATCGTCCCGGAATGGCTCGATGAAGAGGCGTCCTCGCTCGACGAGGAGACGGCGTCCGGCAATGTCAACTATCGCCGCGTTCGCCGGCAGACCGCCGACGGACTCCGGGAGTTTCTCTACCGCGGTATCCCGCTTGTCAATGCAACGGACCGCATTGACGGCTTCGCCGTCTACACTGACCTCACCGACATCGTCCAACAGGAGCGGCGGCTGCAAGTGCTCAACCGCATTCTCCGTCACAACCTCCGGAACCGGACGACGGCCATCGCGGGGAACACCGCACGGCTGCTGGAACAGCTCGACGAACAGTCTGAAACCTCAACCCGGACCGCCGCGACCATCGAACGCGAGGTCGAGGCGCTCCGACATCTCGCCGACGAGGCGGGGCGCATCGAGCAGCTAACCGGCTCCGAGGACGGCGAACAGTCCGAGGTCGACGTGGTACCGTTCCTCCGCGGCTGCGTCGCAGAATACACCGAACGATATCCAGCGTCCGACTTCGAGACCGACCTGCCGCCGACGGCGATGGTGAAAGCTTCCCACGGCCTTCGCGCAGCGGTCGAGAGTCTACTAGAAAATGCGGTCGAGCACAACCCCGACCCCAAACCGCGGGTCAACGTCGCCGTCAACAACGGGGCCGTCGACGGCTGGACCGACATCCGCATCGAGGACGACGGCCCGCGGATTCCGGAACGCGAGCGCCGCCTCGTCGCCGGCGATGCCGACATCACGCCCCTCCACCACGGACAGGGAATCGGACTGTGGCTCGCCAAGTGGACGACGGAACGGTTCGGCGGCGAACTCGCATTCGAGACAAGCGAGTGGGGCGGCAACAGCGTCCGGCTCCGGTTCCGTAGCGCGGACTGA
- a CDS encoding threonine synthase: MATFECTDCGTVDDDVPTRCPDCAGVLNAVYDYDTIDLTQAALADRDGTWKHHELLPFVPDGIGEGTTPLVAAPRLADELGVGQVFIKNEAHNPTGTITDRAAALVAAAAERADADTLALPTTGNGGQSAAAYAARAGLLSRSFVPSRANFINKAMINVHGGDMRVVEGRYDDAREAYQTAREELPAADEEAWFPAGPFDSPFRHEGLKPLYYELVEQLDWTVPDAVVAPTGHGEAVAGLWKGAREFESVGLTESTPRLYAAQPDGCAPIVDALDTDSDPEPWSVPDTVVGSLEIPDPAGGLPAVEAVRASGGEGVAVDDQDLLDSAATVAQHEGLEVSIACGAAAAGAWDLAEEGAFDADDTVVLVNTGTGNKDADIVRSRLMSQGI; encoded by the coding sequence ATGGCGACTTTCGAGTGTACGGACTGCGGGACGGTCGACGACGACGTGCCGACGCGCTGTCCGGACTGTGCTGGCGTGTTGAATGCCGTCTACGACTATGACACTATTGACCTGACGCAGGCGGCGCTTGCCGACCGGGACGGAACCTGGAAGCACCACGAACTGCTGCCGTTCGTCCCTGATGGCATCGGAGAGGGGACGACACCGCTGGTCGCGGCTCCGCGGCTCGCCGACGAGTTGGGCGTCGGACAGGTGTTCATCAAAAACGAAGCACACAACCCGACCGGCACCATCACCGACCGCGCCGCGGCGCTGGTAGCCGCAGCCGCAGAACGCGCCGACGCTGATACGCTTGCGCTGCCGACAACAGGCAACGGCGGCCAGTCGGCTGCCGCCTATGCCGCCCGCGCCGGACTCCTCTCGCGGTCGTTCGTCCCGAGCCGTGCGAACTTCATCAACAAGGCGATGATAAACGTCCACGGCGGCGACATGCGCGTCGTCGAGGGACGCTACGATGACGCCCGCGAGGCCTATCAGACAGCTCGCGAGGAGCTGCCGGCCGCCGACGAAGAGGCGTGGTTCCCGGCCGGCCCGTTCGACTCGCCGTTCCGCCACGAGGGGCTCAAGCCCCTGTACTACGAACTCGTCGAGCAGCTCGACTGGACGGTCCCTGATGCCGTCGTCGCGCCGACCGGCCACGGCGAGGCCGTCGCCGGACTCTGGAAGGGGGCCCGCGAGTTCGAATCCGTCGGCCTCACCGAGTCGACACCGCGGCTCTATGCGGCCCAGCCGGACGGCTGTGCGCCCATCGTTGACGCGCTCGACACCGATAGCGACCCCGAGCCGTGGTCGGTTCCCGATACAGTTGTCGGCTCGCTCGAAATCCCCGACCCTGCCGGCGGGCTGCCGGCCGTTGAGGCGGTCCGCGCCAGCGGCGGCGAGGGCGTCGCCGTCGACGACCAAGACCTACTCGACAGCGCCGCCACGGTCGCCCAACACGAGGGGCTCGAAGTTAGCATCGCTTGCGGAGCCGCCGCTGCGGGCGCGTGGGACCTCGCTGAGGAAGGTGCCTTTGACGCAGACGACACCGTCGTTTTGGTCAACACTGGCACCGGAAACAAGGACGCCGACATCGTCCGCAGCCGGCTGATGAGCCAAGGGATTTAA
- a CDS encoding NAD(P)/FAD-dependent oxidoreductase, with the protein MHVVVAGGGLAGLVAARHLAEAGAEVELFERNERVGGRVRSRTVDGFTIDRGFQVLFTGYPAAQRELDFDALDLRAFAPGATIAAPNHRSTLADPLGDPGAAVPTLLNRDVRLSDKLRLFRLQRRLKRRAVDAIFEGDDRTIREYLAAEGFSTAFVERFAEPFYGGITLDRELETSSHVFEYTFKMLSEGRTVVPAEGMGAIPAQLRTAAETAGATVRTGTAVTDITTDDGEVTVRTDDGTQTADAAVVATDPNAAAELTDIETPDAGLGCVTVHCSLPERQALDTGSRILLNADDDEPNTIAPMSAAAPAYAPEGSQLLSATFLGTADRDDAALGETVREALAAWYPENRFAELDVVAVDRVPFAQFAQPPGFRADLPSPDAPDGPVVLAGDYTRWSSIQGALESGRQAAEAVLEQR; encoded by the coding sequence ATGCACGTTGTCGTCGCTGGCGGTGGCCTCGCGGGGCTTGTCGCCGCCCGACACCTCGCCGAAGCCGGCGCCGAAGTCGAGCTATTCGAGCGAAACGAGCGCGTCGGCGGCCGGGTACGGTCCCGGACGGTCGATGGGTTCACCATCGACAGGGGGTTTCAGGTGCTGTTTACCGGCTATCCGGCCGCACAGCGGGAGCTAGACTTCGATGCGCTCGACCTTCGGGCGTTCGCGCCGGGGGCGACCATCGCCGCCCCGAACCATCGCTCGACGCTTGCCGACCCGCTCGGGGACCCCGGGGCCGCCGTGCCGACGCTTTTGAACCGAGATGTCAGACTCTCCGATAAGCTCCGGCTGTTCCGGCTTCAGCGGCGGCTCAAGCGGCGGGCTGTCGACGCCATCTTCGAAGGCGACGACCGGACGATTCGGGAGTATCTCGCTGCCGAAGGGTTTTCAACCGCGTTCGTCGAGCGCTTCGCCGAGCCGTTCTACGGCGGTATCACACTCGACCGGGAGCTGGAAACGTCGAGCCACGTCTTCGAGTACACGTTCAAGATGCTCTCGGAGGGCCGGACGGTCGTGCCGGCCGAGGGGATGGGTGCGATACCGGCACAGCTCCGGACGGCAGCCGAGACTGCGGGGGCGACCGTTCGGACAGGGACAGCGGTGACAGACATCACGACCGACGACGGCGAGGTGACAGTCCGAACTGACGACGGCACGCAAACGGCTGACGCCGCCGTCGTCGCGACGGACCCGAACGCCGCAGCTGAGCTAACCGACATCGAAACGCCGGATGCGGGACTGGGCTGTGTCACTGTCCACTGCTCGCTCCCGGAACGGCAGGCACTGGACACCGGCTCGCGCATCCTGCTGAACGCCGACGACGACGAGCCGAACACGATTGCACCGATGAGCGCTGCCGCACCGGCGTATGCGCCCGAGGGAAGCCAGCTTCTGAGTGCGACGTTCCTCGGCACGGCCGACCGTGACGATGCGGCGCTCGGGGAGACGGTCCGGGAGGCGCTCGCGGCGTGGTACCCCGAGAACCGCTTTGCGGAACTCGATGTCGTCGCCGTCGACCGCGTTCCGTTCGCCCAGTTCGCACAGCCGCCCGGATTCCGTGCCGACCTGCCGTCGCCGGATGCCCCGGACGGGCCGGTCGTGCTGGCCGGCGACTACACCCGCTGGTCGTCCATTCAGGGAGCGCTCGAGAGCGGCCGGCAGGCCGCCGAGGCGGTTCTGGAGCAGCGATAG
- a CDS encoding DUF7839 domain-containing protein → MVDVLDNKRSATKFRVLVEIADRQPAVNQGEIADAVGVTSQAVSEYIRELVDEGFVEKEARSRYRVTKEGVDWLFQQAADVSRFAEHVTEDVLGSMQEDAAFAADDIAAGETVSLSISDGLLYATPGDSGPATGVATTDAETGDVVGVTGFAGIIDLDPGSVTVFQVPPIRSGDPSGSPELADTAADADVVAAAGVEGVAALRDVDADPDVTFAAGEVAADAAGRGLDVVVVATTDLAGRVTDALRDAGIAYEVDDI, encoded by the coding sequence ATGGTCGACGTCCTCGACAACAAGCGGTCCGCGACGAAGTTCCGGGTGCTCGTCGAAATCGCGGACCGGCAGCCGGCGGTCAATCAGGGCGAGATAGCCGACGCCGTCGGCGTGACCAGTCAGGCCGTCTCCGAGTACATCCGCGAACTCGTCGACGAGGGGTTCGTCGAGAAGGAAGCCCGTTCGCGGTACCGGGTCACAAAGGAGGGGGTCGACTGGCTCTTTCAGCAGGCCGCCGATGTCAGCCGATTCGCCGAACACGTCACCGAGGACGTGCTCGGGAGCATGCAGGAAGACGCCGCCTTCGCTGCTGACGACATTGCGGCCGGCGAGACGGTTTCGCTGTCGATATCTGACGGGCTGTTGTACGCGACGCCCGGCGACTCCGGGCCGGCGACCGGCGTAGCGACGACCGACGCCGAGACCGGCGATGTCGTCGGCGTCACCGGCTTTGCGGGCATCATCGACCTCGACCCCGGGTCGGTGACGGTGTTTCAGGTGCCGCCGATTCGCTCCGGCGACCCGAGCGGGTCGCCCGAGTTGGCCGACACCGCCGCCGACGCCGACGTGGTCGCTGCCGCCGGCGTCGAGGGTGTCGCCGCACTCCGCGATGTGGACGCCGACCCGGACGTGACGTTCGCCGCCGGAGAGGTGGCCGCCGACGCCGCCGGTCGCGGGCTCGATGTTGTCGTCGTCGCGACGACCGACCTCGCCGGGCGGGTAACCGACGCGCTCCGCGATGCGGGTATCGCCTACGAAGTCGACGACATCTAG
- a CDS encoding translation initiation factor IF-2 subunit alpha, whose product MKYSGWPTPGELVVGRVDEIEDFGVFVDLEEYEEKRGLVHVSEVASGWIKNVRDHVNEDQMVVCKVLEVDESAQQVDLSIKDVNDHQRSEKVQEWKNEQKADKWMELAFGEDVDDGTFRRIANELIDAHGSLYAGFEQAAIHGPEALDATDLDDDELDAIVETARENVSVPYVTVTGYVDLEAPGGDGVEDVREALQAAEGNGEVPEEVDLDVTYVGAPEYRIRVQAPNYKTAESELEASAERASDAIEAVGGTAEFHRERRTDEE is encoded by the coding sequence ATGAAATACAGCGGCTGGCCCACGCCCGGTGAACTCGTCGTCGGGCGTGTCGACGAAATCGAAGACTTCGGGGTCTTTGTCGACCTTGAAGAGTACGAAGAAAAGCGCGGGCTGGTCCACGTCAGCGAGGTCGCCTCCGGCTGGATTAAGAACGTCCGCGACCACGTCAACGAAGACCAGATGGTCGTCTGCAAGGTGCTAGAGGTCGACGAGAGCGCCCAGCAGGTCGACCTCTCCATCAAAGACGTCAACGACCACCAGCGCTCCGAGAAGGTACAGGAGTGGAAGAACGAACAGAAGGCCGACAAGTGGATGGAACTGGCTTTCGGCGAGGATGTCGACGACGGGACGTTCCGCCGCATCGCCAACGAACTCATCGACGCCCACGGCTCGCTGTATGCCGGCTTCGAGCAGGCGGCGATTCACGGCCCCGAGGCACTCGACGCCACCGACCTCGACGACGACGAACTCGACGCTATCGTCGAGACGGCTCGCGAGAACGTCTCCGTCCCGTACGTCACCGTCACCGGCTACGTCGACCTCGAAGCGCCGGGCGGCGACGGCGTCGAGGACGTCCGCGAGGCGCTGCAGGCCGCCGAAGGCAACGGGGAGGTGCCCGAGGAGGTCGACCTCGATGTGACCTACGTCGGCGCGCCGGAGTATCGCATTCGGGTACAGGCCCCGAACTACAAGACCGCCGAGTCGGAGCTAGAAGCAAGCGCCGAGCGAGCCAGCGACGCCATCGAGGCGGTCGGCGGCACCGCCGAGTTCCACCGCGAACGCCGCACCGACGAGGAGTAG
- a CDS encoding GNAT family N-acetyltransferase: MEIREATADDGPAVRSVTLRSMEASYSLSPSTIESAIQQWYGVDNFAEKLNDDEVLLLVAEKDGEPVAFSESALVDDRGDIHWIHVAAMHRGEGIGQAMYEETRSQLEDAGAETIRGLVLSMNTEGNRFWENRGLQKAGEGTVEIDGTAFVENIYVDEDAVELQPVVVDGQELYIDRNDSSRGSSGPFYTVYTDEEGENHHSYYCGSCESLVTSMDTMGRLSCEECGNQLKPTRWDAAYM, translated from the coding sequence ATGGAGATACGTGAAGCCACAGCAGACGACGGCCCGGCGGTACGGTCAGTCACGCTCCGGTCGATGGAAGCCTCCTACTCGCTCAGTCCGAGCACGATAGAAAGCGCCATCCAGCAGTGGTACGGGGTCGACAACTTCGCCGAGAAGCTCAACGACGACGAGGTGCTCCTGCTCGTCGCCGAAAAAGACGGGGAACCAGTCGCTTTCTCGGAGAGCGCTCTCGTCGATGACCGGGGAGACATCCACTGGATTCACGTCGCCGCGATGCACCGCGGGGAAGGAATCGGGCAGGCAATGTACGAGGAAACCCGGAGCCAGCTCGAAGACGCCGGCGCCGAAACGATTCGTGGCCTCGTGCTCTCGATGAACACAGAAGGGAACCGGTTCTGGGAGAACCGTGGCCTCCAGAAGGCGGGGGAGGGGACTGTCGAAATTGACGGGACCGCATTCGTCGAGAATATTTATGTCGACGAAGACGCCGTCGAACTCCAGCCTGTCGTCGTCGACGGCCAAGAGCTCTACATCGACCGCAACGATTCCAGCCGCGGCTCGTCGGGGCCGTTCTACACGGTCTACACGGACGAAGAGGGAGAAAACCACCACAGCTACTACTGTGGGTCCTGTGAGTCACTCGTCACGTCGATGGACACGATGGGGCGGCTCTCCTGTGAGGAATGTGGCAACCAGTTGAAGCCGACTCGCTGGGACGCCGCCTACATGTAA